One window of Acipenser ruthenus chromosome 52, fAciRut3.2 maternal haplotype, whole genome shotgun sequence genomic DNA carries:
- the LOC131723037 gene encoding GTPase IMAP family member 9-like isoform X2: protein MSDNTGDLNTLRLVLVGKTGVGKSAAGNALLAKREFKSSFSDSSVTKDCARGEGEVAERRVVVVDTPGLFDTKLSNVEIVSEIVKCIQKSSPGPHAFLLVLKLGRYTEEEQKTVQIIQEVFGKSASKYMMVLFTHRDCLDDDGQTIEEFLKNADKNLKQLVESCGNRFHAINGKDLKDQEQAKVLLEKVENMVKINGGCFSNDLYEMEEKRKADEARHQKEIEELRKKNEEDAEKLKQANVANEIIAKMQEAHMKQMTMMVEQMKKTNEDNMKCMAEHLKQPQKVESCCVS from the exons A TGTCTGACAACACAGGTGACCTGAACACTCTGAGGCTGGTGCTGGTTGGAAAGACTGGCGTTGGAAAGAGTGCAGCAGGAAATGCACTCCTGGCCAAGAGGGAGTTTAAATCTTCATTCAGCGACTCCTCAGTAACAAAGGACTGTGCGAGGGGAGAAGGAGAAGTTGCAGAgagacgtgttgttgtggtcgaCACTCCAGGCTTGTTTGACACAAAGCTCTCCAATGTGGAAATTGTAAGTGAGATTGTGAAATGCATTCAGAAGTCCTcgccgggaccccacgctttcctcctggtgcTGAAGCTGGGTCGATACACTGAGGAAGAGCAAAAAACTGTGCAGATAATCCAGGAGGTTTTCGGTAAAAGCGCTTCGAAATACATGATGGTGCTTTTCACACACAGGGATTGTCTGGATGACGATGGCCAGACAATTGAGGAGTTTCTTAAAAATGCTGACAAGAACCTCAAGCAGCTGGTAGAGTCGTGTGGGAACAGGTTTCATGCGATCAATGGAAAAGACCTTAAGGATCAGGAGCAGGCCAAAGTACTTCTGGAGAAAGTAGAGAACATGGTGAAAATAAACGGTGGATGCTTCTCCAATGATTTGTACGAGATGGAGGAGAAAAGAAAGGCAGATGAAGCGAGGCACCAGAAGGAAATTGAAGAGCTTAGGAAGAAGAATGAAGAGGACGCAGAAAAGTTAAAACAGGCGAATGTAGCAAATGAGATAATAGCAAAGATGCAGGAGGCGCATATGAAGCAAATGACCATGATGGTGGaacaaatgaagaaaacaaatgaagATAATATGAAATGTATGGCAGAACATCTAAAACAACCACAGAAAGTGGAATCCTGCTGTGTATCATAG